The Anaerobaca lacustris DNA window GGAGAGGTCTATCAGGTCAACCTCTCCCACCGCTGCGAATGCCCTTTCGCAGGCCGGCCTATCGATCTGTTTCACTGGCAGAACCGGTACAACCCAAGCCCCTACGCCGCCTTCGTCGATGCGGGCGATTTCCAGATCGTCAGCGCGTCGCCCGAGTTGTTCATCCGCCTCGACAACGGCTGGATCGAAACAAAGCCAATCAAGGGCACCCGGCCACGTCTGGTCGGGGGCGACCCACGCAGTGCGGCCGCCAATCGACGGAACATCAATGAACTGCTGTCCAGCGAAAAAGAGAAAGCCGAGCTGAACATGATCGTGGACCTGGAGCGCAACGACGTGGCCCGCATCTGCCGGCCGGGGACGCGGCGGGTCCTTCAGCCCAGGACGATCGAGACCTATCCGACCGTCTTCCACGCGGTGGCCACCGTGGGCGGAGAGCTGCGAACGGGAATTCGCCTCACCGACATCCTGAGAGCCATGTTTCCGGGCGGGTCCATCACGGGGGCCCCGAAGATCCGCGCGATGGAGATCATCGACGAATTCGAGCCGACCGCCCGGGGCATCTACACCGGCAGCATCGGCTTCATCGGCCTCGACGGCACTGCCTGCTTGAACATCGCCATCCGAACGGTTATCATCGCCGCCCACAGAGCCTTCGTCCAGACCGGAGGGGGAATCGTTGCCGATTCGGACCCGAAGGCCGAGTGGCAGGAGACGATCGTCAAGGCAAGGGCCCTTCTTGCCGGGATCGACGCCGTGCAGAAATCGTGGATCGCAACGTTCGGACGCGCAGTAGGGTAGAATGCCAGAGAAGGTCTTCCTGAACGACAAACTGGTCGAGATCGAACGGGCCCATGTGTCCGTCAAGGACAGCGGCTTGCTCTATGGGGCAGGCTTGTTCGAGACGATGCGGAGCCACAACAGGGTCGTCTTTCGGCTGGAGGACCATCTCGACCGGCTCCTGGCCAGTGCCGCCGCCCTCTCGATCCGTCACGCGTTCGACAGAGAGTTTCTCACCAAGGCCATCTACGAGGTGCTCGCGGCCAACGAGCTGACCGATGCCCGCCTCCGGCTGACGCTGACGAGCGGGCCGGTCGCCGAGACGAACGAGCGGACCGAGCCCACCCTGCTGATCACCGCTACGAATCTCCAAGGCTATCCAAGTGAGTATTATCGGACGGGCGCAATGGTCGTACTATGCCCCTATCGGCAGAATACCACCGAACCGATCTGCGGGCACAAGACCACGAATTACTATCCGAGGCTGCTGGCGTTGACCCTGGCCCGGCAGAAAGGGGCCGCCGAGGCCCTCTGGTTCACGACGGACAACCGGCTGGCCGAGGGGTGCATCAGCAATGTCTTTCTCGTGAAGGGCGATGCGCTCTACACCCCTTCGCTTGCGACGCCCGTGCTGGCAGGCATCGCCAGAAAGGCGGTCTGCCGGATCGCCGACGGCGAATCCATCGAGCTGATCGAGAAGGACCTGCACATCTCCGACGTGCTGGAGGCCGACGAGATCCTCCTGACCAACGTCGTCATGGAGGTCCTGCCCGTGGTCGCTGTCGAGCGACACACCATCGGGGACGGGAAGGTCGGGCCGATCACCATGCGACTGCGAGAGAGATTCCTGCAAACCATCGAAGACGAATGCCGGAGAAAAGAATGAAAGTCAAAGACATGGCCGGCGTGGTCGAGAAGATCGCTCCCCTGGGCCTGGCCCAGAACTGGGACAATGTGGGTCTGCTCGTTGGCAATCCCGAACGCCGGATCCAGAACGTGCTACTGACCATCGACGTGACCAAGGCGGTCGTCGCCGAGGCCAGGGCCCTCAAGACAGACCTCATCCTCAGTTACCATCCGGTCATCTGGGACGGGCTCAAACGAGTCCTTGCGGACGGCCCGACGCAGGTGGTTTACGAGCTGATCCGCTCGAATATCGCGGTCTTCTCGATCCATACAGCACTCGACGCGGCAGTCGGGGGCGTCAACGACGGCTTGGCCGAGATGCTCGGCATCGTGGATGCCAGGCCGCTGGGCGATTACGTCGAGTATTCCCCGCAGGAGAACTACAAGCTTGTGGTGTTCGTGCCGGTCGATGCGCTGGACAAGGTGGCCAACGCCGTCTTTGCCGCCGGGGCCGGCGCGATGGGGAACTATCGCGATTGCGGCTTCGGTACGGATGGGACCGGGACGTTCTTGCCGCTGGAAGGGGCCCATCCGGCCATCGGTAAACGAGGCCGGCGCGAGGCGGTCCACGAGATGCGTTTCGAGACCATCGTGCCCGCCGAGAAGCTCGACGCCGTCGTGGATGCGATGAAGCAGGCCCATCCCTACGAGATGCCCGCGTTTGACATTCTCCGGCTCTTCGGTTATGGAAGCCGGTTTGGCTTGGGTCGGATCGGCCCGTTGGGCAAACCGGTGAAGGTCGGCAAGCTCATTGAGCAGGTCAAGAAGCAGACCGGGGCCAAGGCCGTCGGGCTGGTGGGCGATTCGAAACGGCTGGTCCGAACCGCGGCGGTGTGCGCCGGGACCTGTGGCACGATCCTCCACACGGTGATCGCCAACGGGGCTGACCTGTACCTGACGGGCGAGCTGAAGCACCACGAGGCGCTGGCCGCCCAGGAAGCCGGGCTGACCTGTCTGTGCCTGAGCCACACGGTCTCCGAGCGGTTCATACTCAAGAAGCTGGCCCGGCAGTTGAAGGACCGGGTCAAACCGGTGACGGTTACGATCAGCAAGAAGGACGCGGACCCGTTCACATGGAAGAACATATGACGCAAGAGACGAGAGAGACACTGGCCGAAGAGCCGCAAGAGACCCTCGACGAGGTCAACGAGCATTCGGACGATGAGGCAAATGTGGGGGGAGCGTCCCCGCTCGCCATGTCGTGCGAGACGCACGACCTGCCCGGCGATGACGCTGAGCCTCAGACACCCGAGAGGATCGAGGTCGAGTTCTCGGTTGACGATATTGGAGAGCCGCAGGATGCCGAGGAGACCACCGACGAGTTGGAGGCGACCGAAGCAGAAGAGGACACCGAGACACAGCCGGCCGACGACGCCGAGCCGACGCCGACCGTCGAATCGGTGATCGAGGCGATCCTGTTTGCCAGCGAAGAGCCGCTGAGCGACAGCCGCCTGGCGGGCATCGTCGAGACCACAACCAAACAGGTCCGCGACTGCATCCAATCGCTCAACGACAAGTACGAGCGGAACCACAACGCCTTTCGTATCGAGCAGATCGCCGGCGGGCATCAGATGCTGACGCTGCCGACCTACAATACATGGCTCAAGAAGATGCTGAAGGTGCGCAGCGACAACAAGCTCAGCCCGGCGGCCATGGAAACGCTGGCCATCATCGCCTACAAGCAGCCCGTGATCCGCGTAGACATCGAGGCCATTCGCGGCGTGGCCGTCGGCGAGGTGATCCGTAGCCTCATGTACAAAGGCCTGGTCAAGATCGTCGGTCGCGCCGAGATCCTCGGCCGCCCCATGCTCTACGGCACAACGAAGAAGTTCCTCGAAGTCTTCGGCCTCAACTCCCTCAAAGACCTCCCCAAAGCCGAAGAACTCAAGAAGCCTGACTGAGGAGCATCATCACCAGTTCCAGGGGAGCGGATTGGTCGGGCCCACGGCGTGGGCGGGACGGGGGTGCTCGGCGTTGAAGACGTAGAGATCCTCGATCTTCTCGATGACCACCGGACTTTCGTCGATGCGGCCGTCGGGCCCGATCACGTCGGCCAGCGACAGGCCCAGATGCTTCGCAAGAAACCTGTAGGCCCCGATCCGCTTGGACCAGCCGTAGTCGTGACCTTCGTCGGGCAGGTGCCAGTTCTCCACGCCGGATTCGGCCCCGTACAGACGATACACGTTCCGGATGTAGGGGAACTCGACGTCAGGAACGTTCTTTGTCCAGTCCTGGCCGTTGGAGACGATCAACTGGGGACGCGGCGCCGCCATCGCGGCGATGTCGGTGTTGTTCGTCTCATGGGATCGGCTCTTGTGAATGGGCATGCCGCTCTCGCACACGCAGCCGCCAAAGAAATGGGCCGAGACCATTACGACCGGCACAGAGACCGCAATGCGATCGTCGACCGCTGTCAGCAGGAACGTTTGCGTACCGCCGCCGGAGGCCCCGGTGATGGCGATCCGGACCGAGTCGACGTCCGCTCTCGTACAGAGGTAGTCCAGCAAGCGGATGCTGTTCCATAGTTGTATCTTCAGCGCATCGGGCCGGCGGTGCTCCCACCCGGCGTTAGCCCAGTCGCCATAGCCGACCATGTCGTAGGCCAGCACGATGGCCCCCATACGGGCCAACGTCCCGCATCGCTTCTGCATGTCGGGCCGAAATCGCCCATAGTCCTCACGACTACCCCAGTGCCCGTGGGCCGAAAGCACGGCTGGAAAGGGCCCCGCACCAGCGGTCGGGCGGTAAAGGCTTCCGGTAACGAAGAGACCCGGCAGGCTCTCGATGGCGATGTTCTCGACCGTATAGCCCTCGTACTGCCGCTGATTACGCACAATCGGGTTCAGCGCGCACTTCTTGGGCAACGGCAACAGCCCCGCACCCCGCAGAATGGCCTCGCGATTGGTCCGGGCCCGCTGCTGCCATTCGGCGAGGTTCGAATACGTCTTCGCAAATCGTGCCAGTTGTGCCTTCGCCTCTTCCTCCGTTTGATAGTTGCCCACGCAGAGTTGCGGCTCGTCCGTATCCTGGGCCGTGACCGGTCCGTTCAGCAGCGTCGCTACAACAAACAGGCCGATCAGGCTGTCGCGCA harbors:
- a CDS encoding anthranilate synthase component I family protein, translated to MDARPCPLEIASATAPCIPCTLHARAIHAAVLLPAISEVFARRRSASILGANAAVVDGPRFSYWATEPKETFEFTVDGKEPFEKLESALARYTLCEGPASLPDGLFRGGWIGYLAYELGRHIERLPRRAVNDLALPLIRLCFHDRFLAYDHREDAFWLIALELPDDRESPQEKIETLERLLDEAQDMDVPCPPAANIEHLDASRIADNIGEAPYLRAVERIKRYIRDGEVYQVNLSHRCECPFAGRPIDLFHWQNRYNPSPYAAFVDAGDFQIVSASPELFIRLDNGWIETKPIKGTRPRLVGGDPRSAAANRRNINELLSSEKEKAELNMIVDLERNDVARICRPGTRRVLQPRTIETYPTVFHAVATVGGELRTGIRLTDILRAMFPGGSITGAPKIRAMEIIDEFEPTARGIYTGSIGFIGLDGTACLNIAIRTVIIAAHRAFVQTGGGIVADSDPKAEWQETIVKARALLAGIDAVQKSWIATFGRAVG
- a CDS encoding aminotransferase class IV, yielding MPEKVFLNDKLVEIERAHVSVKDSGLLYGAGLFETMRSHNRVVFRLEDHLDRLLASAAALSIRHAFDREFLTKAIYEVLAANELTDARLRLTLTSGPVAETNERTEPTLLITATNLQGYPSEYYRTGAMVVLCPYRQNTTEPICGHKTTNYYPRLLALTLARQKGAAEALWFTTDNRLAEGCISNVFLVKGDALYTPSLATPVLAGIARKAVCRIADGESIELIEKDLHISDVLEADEILLTNVVMEVLPVVAVERHTIGDGKVGPITMRLRERFLQTIEDECRRKE
- the scpB gene encoding SMC-Scp complex subunit ScpB, translating into MTQETRETLAEEPQETLDEVNEHSDDEANVGGASPLAMSCETHDLPGDDAEPQTPERIEVEFSVDDIGEPQDAEETTDELEATEAEEDTETQPADDAEPTPTVESVIEAILFASEEPLSDSRLAGIVETTTKQVRDCIQSLNDKYERNHNAFRIEQIAGGHQMLTLPTYNTWLKKMLKVRSDNKLSPAAMETLAIIAYKQPVIRVDIEAIRGVAVGEVIRSLMYKGLVKIVGRAEILGRPMLYGTTKKFLEVFGLNSLKDLPKAEELKKPD
- a CDS encoding Nif3-like dinuclear metal center hexameric protein, whose product is MKVKDMAGVVEKIAPLGLAQNWDNVGLLVGNPERRIQNVLLTIDVTKAVVAEARALKTDLILSYHPVIWDGLKRVLADGPTQVVYELIRSNIAVFSIHTALDAAVGGVNDGLAEMLGIVDARPLGDYVEYSPQENYKLVVFVPVDALDKVANAVFAAGAGAMGNYRDCGFGTDGTGTFLPLEGAHPAIGKRGRREAVHEMRFETIVPAEKLDAVVDAMKQAHPYEMPAFDILRLFGYGSRFGLGRIGPLGKPVKVGKLIEQVKKQTGAKAVGLVGDSKRLVRTAAVCAGTCGTILHTVIANGADLYLTGELKHHEALAAQEAGLTCLCLSHTVSERFILKKLARQLKDRVKPVTVTISKKDADPFTWKNI
- a CDS encoding alpha/beta hydrolase family protein produces the protein MQRRVRDSLIGLFVVATLLNGPVTAQDTDEPQLCVGNYQTEEEAKAQLARFAKTYSNLAEWQQRARTNREAILRGAGLLPLPKKCALNPIVRNQRQYEGYTVENIAIESLPGLFVTGSLYRPTAGAGPFPAVLSAHGHWGSREDYGRFRPDMQKRCGTLARMGAIVLAYDMVGYGDWANAGWEHRRPDALKIQLWNSIRLLDYLCTRADVDSVRIAITGASGGGTQTFLLTAVDDRIAVSVPVVMVSAHFFGGCVCESGMPIHKSRSHETNNTDIAAMAAPRPQLIVSNGQDWTKNVPDVEFPYIRNVYRLYGAESGVENWHLPDEGHDYGWSKRIGAYRFLAKHLGLSLADVIGPDGRIDESPVVIEKIEDLYVFNAEHPRPAHAVGPTNPLPWNW